Proteins encoded together in one Camelina sativa cultivar DH55 chromosome 9, Cs, whole genome shotgun sequence window:
- the LOC104714936 gene encoding zinc finger MYM-type protein 1-like yields the protein MPPGGRSQPSGCDNRKKKDKRDEVMKSQIGNMLRYVTRTPIPRTDETARPEAEIGKEDEGLNNMEENADEKSMNENKDKTELNIVVEDDEDHMNENRDKTFQSENQKEDDRVDEIRVFYENVDMTDPANWENIDQKMRDYLVEKGPPPKPRADYRFPRNNVDRCFTYSSYIRRMTNGEKQVRRWMIGGFDSVMKEHIRRAKKGEIQSHFLSHQIQNELIELIANEIKLMILKKIQNAKYFSIILDSTPDVSRKEQMTFLIRCVDVSTSSPKIEEFFLTFLEIKDKRGEGLFKTLQDALIDLKLDINDVRGQGYDNGQNMKGKHRGVQKRLLDINPRAFYTPCGCHSLNLALCDMAKSSKKAVYFFGIVQRIYCLFAASTNNWEVFREIVNGITLKSLSQTRWESRIDSLKPIRFQASKIRDALFYLAEHSDNLGHRSEAASLGESEKHGIGGFEFLFGMVIWYDLLFAVNIVSKSLQLEDMDLVAAIFQLGGLIAFLKDYRETGFEKAKVEATQIAIEMEIEPVFPTKAKRLVKKKRKFGEDVENVDESKTAEESFRIDYFINIMDQAITSLERLKLAKDDELKKSCMMLEASLKHDMHSDIDGEDLFMELKLLRDVLPKEITKPVEVLEFLKRMDGCYPNTWIAYRILLTIPIPKTLASVDALEKFT from the exons ATGCCGCCAGGAGGTAGAAGTCAACCAAGTGGATGTGATAATaggaagaaaaaagacaaaCGGGATGAAGTGATGAAATCTCAAATTGGCAATATGTTAAGGTACGTTACAAGAACTCCAATTCCTAGAACTGATGAGACTGCTAGACCTGAGGCTGAGATAGGTAAAGAAGATGAAGGGCTTAATAATATGGAAGAGAATGCAGATGAGAAGAGTATGAATGAGAACAAGGATAAAACAGAGCTTAATATTGTAgttgaggatgatgaagatcaTATGAATGAGAACAGGGATAAAACGTTTCAGAGTGAAAACCAGAAAGAAGATGATAGAGTTGATGAGATTAGAGTGTTTTATGAGAATGTGGATATGACTGATCCTGCAAATTGGGAGAATATTGATCAAAAAATGAGAGATTATTTGGTTGAGAAAGGACCACCTCCAAAACCAAGAGCTGATTACCGTTTTCCCAGAAATAACGTTGATAGATGTTTCACTTATTCATCTTATATAAGAAGAATGACTAATGGAGAGAAACAAGTTAGAAGATG GATGATTGGAGGTTTTGATTCAGTAATGAAGGAACACATACGACGTGCTAAGAAAGGTGAAATTCAGAGCCATTTTCTCAGTCATCAGATTCAAAATGAGTTGATAGAATTAATTGCTAATGAGATCAAGCTCATGATCTTAAAGAAGATTCAGAATGCAAAGTACTTTTCTATCATTCTTGATTCCACTCCGGATGTTAGTCGTAAAGAACAAATGACCTTTTTAATTCGATGTGTGGATGTTTCAACGAGTTCACCTAAGATTGAGGAGTTCTTCTTGACGTTTTTGGAAATCAAAGATAAGAGGGGTGAGGGACTTTTTAAGACTCTTCAAGATGCATTGATTGATCTGAAGTTGGATATCAATGATGTAAGAGGACAAGGATATGACAATGGACAAAATATGAAGGGAAAACATAGAGGAGTTCAGAAAAGGTTGCTTGATATAAATCCAAGGGCATTTTACACTCCATGTGGATGCCATAGTCTTAATCTTGCACTTTGTGATATGGCTAAATCATCTAAGAaagctgtttatttttttggcattgTTCAGCGAATATATTGTCTATTTGCAGCTTCAACCAACAATTGGGAAGTGTTCAGAGAAATAGTGAATGGTATTACACTTAAATCGCTGTCTCAGACGCGTTGGGAAAGTCGGATTGACAGTCTTAAACCAATAAGATTTCAAGCTTCAAAGATAAGAGATGCACTATTTTATTTGGCAGAACATAGTGATAATCTAGGACACCGAAGTGAGGCTGCGTCTCTTGGAGAGAGTGAAAAACATGGAATTGGAgggtttgaatttttatttggaatgGTAATTTGGTATGATTTGCTTTTTGCTGTGAATATAGTAAGCAAATCCTTACAGTTAGAGGATATGGATCTTGTGGCTGCTATTTTTCAGTTAGGGGGGCTTATTGCTTTTTTGAAAGACTATAGGGAAACAGGTTTCGAGAAAGCTAAAGTTGAAGCTACACAAATTGCCATTGAGATGGAGATTGAGCCTGTCTTCCCTACAAAAGCAAAGcgtttggtgaaaaaaaaaaggaaatttggTGAGGATGTTGAGAACGTTGATGAAAGTAAGACTGCAGAGGAGAGTTTTAGAATTGATTACTTCATCAACATAATGGATCAAGCTATTACGTCTCTTGAG AGACTAAAGTTAGCAAAAGATGATGAGTTAAAGAAATCATGTATGATGCTGGAAGCTTCCTTGAAGCATGATATGCATTCAGATATAGATGGAGAAGATCTGTTTATGGAGCTGAAACTTTTAAGGGATGTGTTGCCAAAAGAGATTACAAAACCGGTTGAAGTGTTGGAATTTTTGAAAAGAATGGATGGTTGTTATCCGAACACATGGATTGCCTATCGTATATTACTCACCATTCCG ATCCCTAAAACATTGGCGTCGGTTGATGCTCTAGAGAAGTTTACCTaa
- the LOC104710262 gene encoding myb family transcription factor EFM, protein MASSSELSLDCKPQSYSMLLKSFGDNFQSNQTTQKLEDLLSRLDQERLKIDAFKRELPLCMQLLNNAVEVYKQQLEAYRANSNNNNQSVPTRPVLEEFIPLRNQPEKPNIKGNNWMTTAQLWSESETKPKNIDSTADQSLHKDEIASSPKLGHFDAKQRNGNGAFLPFSKEHSLPELALSTEVKRVSPTSEHTNGHDGNDESMINNDTNNNNNNSNTNGVSSTTSQSNRKARRCWSPDLHRRFVQALQMLGGSQVATPKQIRELMKVDGLTNDEVKSHLQKYRLHTRRPSPSPQTSGGPGPHLVVLGGIWVPPEYTTAHGGTPTLYHHQVHHHHTSTAGPPPPHFCSSQEFYTTPPPPQSLHHHHFQTFNGSSGAASTDSTHHQLTDSAADEEKSPESGGGEKKGLAALREEGEDQSNVNGSEITLKF, encoded by the exons atggcttCCTCATCAGAACTAAGCTTGGATTGCAAGCCGCAAAGCTACTCTATGCTTTTGAAATCCTTTGGAGATAACTTTCAGAGCAATCAAACCACGCAAAAGCTCGAAGATCTTCTTTCTCGCCTCGACCAAGAACGTCTTAAGATCGATGCCTTCAAGCGTGAGCTCCCCCTTTGCATGCAACTGCTTAACAATG ctgTCGAAGTTTACAAACAACAACTAGAAGCATATCGAGCAAATAGTAATAACAATAACCAAAGTGTGCCCACAAGACCAGTTCTTGAAGAGTTCATACCCTTAAGGAACCAACCCGAAAAACCTAATATCAAAGGAAATAATTGGATGACGACCGCTCAGCTTTGGAGCGAAtccgaaaccaaaccaaaaaacattgattcaactGCTGATCAATCTCTTCACAAAGACGAGATTGCTAGTAGTCCAAAACTTGGTCATTTCGACGCGAAACAAAGAAATGGAAACGGCGCTTTTCTTCCCTTCTCTAAGGAACATTCTTTGCCTGAATTAGCTCTATCTACGGAGGTCAAGAGGGTCTCTCCAACCAGCGAACATACTAATGGCCATGACGGTAATGATGAGAGCATGATCAACAATGAtactaacaataataataataattcaaacaCCAATGGAGTTTCTTCTACAACGAGTCAAAGTAATAGAAAGGCACGACGTTGCTGGTCGCCCGACTTGCACCGAAGATTTGTCCAAGCTCTTCAAATGCTTGGTGGGTCGCAAG TGGCTACACCAAAACAGATAAGGGAACTTATGAAAGTTGATGGTTTGACCAACGATGAAGTCAAAAGCCATCTCCAG AAGTATCGGCTTCACACTAGAAGACCAAGCCCAAGCCCACAAACGTCGGGTGGACCAGGTCCTCATTTGGTCGTCTTAGGTGGCATATGGGTGCCACCGGAGTACACCACCGCACACGGTGGCACTCCGACTCTCTACCACCACCAAGTCCATCACCATCACACCAGCACGGCAGGGCCGCCTCCTCCACACTTTTGCTCATCCCAAGAATTCTACACAACTCCACCGCCTCCGCAGTcactccaccaccaccactttcAAACGTTCAACGGCTCATCCGGTGCCGCCTCCACCGACTCAACTCATCATCAGTTAACGGATAGTGCCGCAGATGAAGAGAAGTCGCCGGAGAGTGGTGGTGGAGAGAAAAAAGGGTTGGCTGCTCTTAGGGAAGAAGGTGAAGACCAAAGCAATGTTAATGGAAGTGAAATaactctaaaattctaa